AATAATTAATAAAAGACCAAATAATGATATAGCAAAAGCTATCTTTTTTGTTATATCAATAGTCTCATCTAATAATATTGCTCCTAAAATCACAGTTAAAAAGGCACTCATTTGAAGTACTAAAGAAGCCATTCCTGCTGACATTCCAAAATAGATGCCTAAAGAGACCATTCCCCAAAGTCCTACACCAAAGAGTAAGCCATAAGAAATCAACCATTTTATATGAACCTTTGGTTTTTTTACAAAAAATACTAAGGGTAAAGCACATAATAAAAATCTCATACCAGATAAGATAAAAGGATCAAGGGATAAAAGTCCTAGTTTAATTACAGAAAAATTCACACCCCAAATGAAAGCAACCAAAACTGCTAATAATAAATCATTTATTTTCATCAAACTACTCCTTTTAATTTTTGTAAAGAGTTTATCTTTTATATTTTTTTTATTCTTTACATATATTGGTTATAAAGTTATCTATTTTTGTTCAATATATATACATTATATGTTAAAATTAGAATAATAAGGATAAATATGCAAAAAAGAAGTACTTATAACAAAAATGTGCAAATAGCAAATGATGCTATGTATTATATATATGAGTATATCGATACAGATATTAATATTGATGATTTGGCACTAAATTTTGGTATTAGTAAATTTCATTTGCATAAGCTATTTAAAGAAGTTATGGGCATAAATATATATGAAACCATAAAATCAATACGACTACAAAAAGCCGCAAGTCTACTTCTTACAAATAGATACTCAACTATAACCCAAATAGCCTCTATGTGTGGGTACTCTTCTCAAACTTCTTTTATACGTGCTTTTAAAGAGAGATTTCATCAAACTCCAAAAGTATGGAGAAATGGTGGAAGTGAAGAGTATTCAACAAGTATATTAAAAAACTCTTCAATGCTTTTATATGAAGAAAAAGGTTTTGAAAATATTGAACCAAAGATAATAAAATCAAAGGCTTTAAAAACTTATTATATAAGACAAAGGGGCTATTTAAAAGAAGATGTTGTAAAGATTTGGCAGAAACTTCAAGCTTGGGTTTATACAAATAATATAACACAATATGATGAAATAGGAATATATCATGATAACCCAACCATTACTCCCCACAATGAGTGTTTTTATGTGGCAGGTATTATTCCAAAGGGTGAAGTTGATTTGTCAAATACAAGTCTTCCTATTTTTTACACTCCAGAGGCCTTATATGCAACCTTTGAAATAAAAGGAAAAATGGGAGATATTCTTAGGTTTATACAATGGGCATATCAAGAGTGGCTTCCAAAAAGTGGCTTTGAAACAACAACAAATCCTCCTTATGTAATATTTAAAAAGAATCATTTTCTAAATGAAGATAGATTTTTTGAAGCAACTTATTATTTACCTATACAATATGTGTAAAATTTGTTATAATTTTTTATGATAAAAATAAACCACTTAGACCATCTTGTACTAACTGTTAAAAATATAGATGCTACCGTAGAGTTTTATACTCAAATTTTAGGTATGGAAAAAGAAGTTTTCAAAGGCTCACGAATTGCTTTAAAATATGGTAACCAGAAAATAAATCTACATGAATTAGGAAAAGAATTTGAACCTAAAGCCTTCAATGTAAAAGAGGGAAGTGCTGATTTATGCTTCATTGTAGATACTCCTGTAAAAGAAGTAAAAGAGTTTTTAGAATCAAAAAATATAGAAATCATAGAAGGAATAGTTCCAAGAACTGGTGCAAGGGGACCTATTGAATCTGTTTATATAAGAGATCCAGATATGAACTTAATAGAGTTATCTAATTATTAGAATTTGGTTTCATCATGATAAAACTCATTTACATCATTGAAGCCTTCTAAGAAATAAAGGAAAAAGTTCACATCTTCAATTTCCTCTAAAGATATTTTTCCTTTTTGGCTTGGCATTGTATCAAAGTGTTTTATTACACCTTCTAGACAAATAGTTTTTGATTTATCTGGATAATATAAATAATCTTTTAGAAAATCAGCTGTTTCTTCTAAGTGAAATCCAATATCTTCCATACTTCCAATTTGATGTTTTAGTCTATAAGATATCTCATTTCCTGTTGGAGCTTTAAGATTTAAGAGTTTATTATTTTCTTCAAAAAAGTTTTTCATTAATAGTTGAATATCCATAGATTTGACATGACAATTGTTACATTTTTGTTCAAAAATCTCTTCACCTTGAAGGTATCTTTGTTTATCAAACTCATCAGGTAAAGCATAAATAAAATTTAATATTATAAGTAAAAGAGTTAATATTCGCATGAGTACTCCTTCTTGTTATTTATTATAATGAAATTATCTGTAATTGTAAAATTACAGGTATATAAATAATAAATTAAATATTTTTTATAAGAAATAGTTTATTTTCTTATAAATATTATTATTTTTTGTTGAAAAATATAATTTTTTTAGATACAATTAAAAGATTTAACTAAAGAGAGTTGCATGAGTATTCTAAAACAAATAATTTTTTTGTCATTTCTTCTAGTAGCAATTATGGTTGCTTGTGTATATTTATATATAAATCAAGATAAATTTGGAACAACTACTTTTTATACTCCCTCAATTTCTCAGAAAATAATCATTCCAGAAAAAACAGTTCCTATTCAAGAAGAAATAGTAGAAGGACCATCTGAAAAAGTTGTACCACCAATAATTGAAGATCAAAAAGATGATGCTGTTATTGATGAAAATACAGATGAAGATCAAAAAAAGATAGATGATATAGAAAAACCTGACATAGAAAATGCTGATATAATAGTAGATGACAAAAAAGAAGTTGATAATACTAAAAAAGTAGTAATACCTGAAGATAAAAAAATAGAAGAACTTTCTCATAAAATTCAACCTAAAAATATTCAAGATGATACTATTGAATCTAAAATGGATAAAAATAAAAAAACTCAAGATGAGATAAATGCAGTTATATCAAAGGATCATATCTTTTTCAAAAGATTAGGTACAGATATAACAGATGAAAGTTATAAAGTTGTAGAACAAATAGCAAAAATATTAAAAAATAATCCAAGTGTAAAGATAGAAATAGGTGGACATACAGATGCGAAAGGAGAAGCTGATGTTAATCAGTGGATATCTTTGCAAAGAGCAAAAAGTGTAAAAAAAGAGTTAGAAAAGCTTGGAATAGCAGAAGATAGAATTACAGCCGTTGGATATGGGGAATCACAACCTTTAGTTCCTAATGATAAAAACGGATATTCTTCTGAAAATAGAAGAGTTGAATTTAAAATAATAGAGGAATAAGTATGTTGATAATTGCTTCAAAAATAGTTTTTTGGTTAATAGCTGTTGCTATAATTGCAATGTATATAGGATTCTTAATTGGGAAACTAAGATACAAAAAAAGACAAGTTTCTTATGAAATAAACCCAATTTTAAGAAAACCAGGAAATATATATAATAAACCTTTTATTTTAGGAAATCCAAGACCTACTGGTAAAGATGATTTAAAAGCAATTGAAGGCATTGACCATCAAATGGAAAATAAATTAAATGCCCTTGGAATCTTTCATATTGAGCAAATTGCCAAGTGGAGTGAAAAAAATATTGATTGGATAGAAGAGTATTTTTCTATTGATAATAGAGTTTCTGAAGAACAATGGGTAGAAAAAGCAAAAGTAATCATAAAAAGATAGAGTTTATTTCTCTATTTTTTCTTTTAGTAAATTTTTAACACAAGTCTCAATCATCTCAAAAACTTTATCAAAACCTTCAAAACCATCAAAGAAATAAGGATCAGGTACATCTTGACCTTCATATCCAAAATCACCTATTAATAGTGGATTTTGACATCCTAAATTTTTTAGTGAGGCAATATTTTTAGAGTCAAGCCCTACTATTAAATCAAACTTTTTAAAATCTTCTTTTTGTACTTGTCTAGCTTTATAATTTGAAATATCAAGACCTTTTATTTTTGCTATTTTTTGAGAATCAAGACAAGGTGCTTCACCTATATGCCAAGAGCCTGTGCCACAAGAATCAACTTCTATCTTATAATTATTTTGTTTGGCAAAATCTTTTGCAATAGCTTCTGCAAGTGGTGACCTACAAATATTTCCTAAACATACAAATAAAATCTTCATGTTATTTTATACCCACGTCTAAATATTTTCTCATAAGTTGTATATCTTTTAGGTCAATTAATTTAGAAATAAGTTCTTTGTTATCATCTATAGTTATATCTCCAAAAGGGTTGATGATAGCTGAACTTTTAGCACAAGATTCATCTGAACTATCACTTGCAATTACAAAGCATTGGTTTGTAATTGCTAAGGCTCTTGTTAGAGTTTCATAATTCTCTTTTCGTTTAGCTCCCCACATAGCAGGTATAAGAATAATATCTGCACCTTGAAGTTTTTTCCAATAATCTAAAAATCTAAGTTCAAAACATATGAGAACACCTACTTTTAAACCCTCAAAGTCAAAAAGTTTTATGTCTTCTTCTCTTCCACTTTCAAAATATTTATTTTCATCATTTATTGCAAAAAGTTTTATTTTTGATTGCTTGTGTAGGATTTTACCCTTATGGAAGATATAAAAAGTATTGAAATATTCTTCACACTCTTTATTTGTCATAGTAAGACTTATTGTTCTATCTTTTGAAAGCTGGGTTAGTTTATCAATAGCTGTTCTAGCAAACTTTCCTGCTTCTATTATTCGTCCATAAGCATACCCTGTAAGACATAATTCAGGAGCTAAAATAAAAGAGTCCTTCGGTGTTTGTAAAATAAGTTCTTCAAGGTGGTTTAAATTATCTTGAAAGTTTGTACTAGGTTTAATTTGTAGTGTTACTAAGTTCATTTTTACTTCTTAAAATTAATTCATTTATTTTGTTTTCATAAAGCTTTGCAACTTCAAGGTCTGTTGACTCAAATCTAGTCACAAGTACTGGCGTCGTATTTGAAGCTCTTACCAAGCCCCAACCTTGTTCAAAGACAATTCTCACTCCATCTACCTCTATGATATCTAAGATTTTAGGAAAGTCATCTCCTACGGTGATTAGATTCTTTTTAATTTGGTGCATTAAAAGAAATTTTTCTTCTTCTGTTGTCTCTACTTTTATCTCTTCTGTTGAATATACCTTTGGTAATGAGTCTATCTCTTTATCTATATCCATGCCATTAAAAATAAGTTCTAAAAGTCTAAATGTAGCATAAATAGCATCATCAAAACCATAATATCTATCATTAAAAAAGATGTGTCCTGATACTTCTGCTGCCATATCTGCATTTAACTCTTTTAATTTTACTTTTAAGTTTGAATGACCTGTTTTATACATAACAGCAGTGCCATTTTCATTGATTCTATCATACATGATTTGAGTACATTTTACTTCACCAATGATTACTGGGTTTTTCATAGTTTTTGCAAAAAGTAATGCCATAATATCGCCTTTTACATTATGATTTTTAGTCAAAAATGCGATCCTATCAGCATCTCCATCATAAGCAAAACCATATTCATAGTCACCTTTTAATTTTTCAATAACATCTTTTAGGTTTTTTTCTTCACTTGGATCTGGATGGTGATTTGGAAAAGTTCCATCTGGTTCACAATATAGTGCATCATAATTTAGTTCTAAGGCATCTAAAATATCCGTTAAAACAGTATCCGCAACTCCATTCCCACAATCAATAATAAGCTTTTGTTTCATACCTTTTAGGTGGGCAAATTCTGTTATCATATAGTTCTTATATAAACTTTTTACATCTATTTCTTTATAAGTTTCATTATCTTTAATGTTCATATTTTGATTATTAATAATCTCTTCACCCATAGCGTAAATATCATCACCAAAAAATGGTGCATTGTTAATAGTTATTTTAAAGCCATTATAAGGACTTGGATTGTGGCTACCTGTTATCATAACTGAGGCATTTGGCTTTTCCCCATCAAACTCTTGAAAAGAAGCAAAATAATTAACTCCTGTTGCAACCATTCCCATACCTAAAACTTTGCAACCAGCTTTGTTAAATCCAGAGGTTAAATAATTAAATAGTTCAGGAGAATGAATTCTTGCATCATATCCAATTACCACAACTGGTTCTTGCACATTTGTTCTTTTTATAGCTTCTAAGCCCAAATAGTAACCTATGAGTTTTGAACTTTGTTCATTTAGTTCATTTCCTACAATTCCTCTAATATCATACTCTCTAAAAATACTTTTATTTATCATTATCTTCGCTTTTTTTATTTTGATTATATCAAAAAAGTATTTATATTACATTTTCTATGGAGAGTATTTGTTAAAGCTAAGAGTAGTTATAATTTAAAAAAGGAATATTATGCTAGAACTATCAAATCTTTATATGTTTATACTTGCT
This portion of the Arcobacter nitrofigilis DSM 7299 genome encodes:
- a CDS encoding AraC family transcriptional regulator, whose amino-acid sequence is MQKRSTYNKNVQIANDAMYYIYEYIDTDINIDDLALNFGISKFHLHKLFKEVMGINIYETIKSIRLQKAASLLLTNRYSTITQIASMCGYSSQTSFIRAFKERFHQTPKVWRNGGSEEYSTSILKNSSMLLYEEKGFENIEPKIIKSKALKTYYIRQRGYLKEDVVKIWQKLQAWVYTNNITQYDEIGIYHDNPTITPHNECFYVAGIIPKGEVDLSNTSLPIFYTPEALYATFEIKGKMGDILRFIQWAYQEWLPKSGFETTTNPPYVIFKKNHFLNEDRFFEATYYLPIQYV
- a CDS encoding VOC family protein encodes the protein MIKINHLDHLVLTVKNIDATVEFYTQILGMEKEVFKGSRIALKYGNQKINLHELGKEFEPKAFNVKEGSADLCFIVDTPVKEVKEFLESKNIEIIEGIVPRTGARGPIESVYIRDPDMNLIELSNY
- a CDS encoding OmpA family protein codes for the protein MSILKQIIFLSFLLVAIMVACVYLYINQDKFGTTTFYTPSISQKIIIPEKTVPIQEEIVEGPSEKVVPPIIEDQKDDAVIDENTDEDQKKIDDIEKPDIENADIIVDDKKEVDNTKKVVIPEDKKIEELSHKIQPKNIQDDTIESKMDKNKKTQDEINAVISKDHIFFKRLGTDITDESYKVVEQIAKILKNNPSVKIEIGGHTDAKGEADVNQWISLQRAKSVKKELEKLGIAEDRITAVGYGESQPLVPNDKNGYSSENRRVEFKIIEE
- a CDS encoding low molecular weight protein-tyrosine-phosphatase codes for the protein MKILFVCLGNICRSPLAEAIAKDFAKQNNYKIEVDSCGTGSWHIGEAPCLDSQKIAKIKGLDISNYKARQVQKEDFKKFDLIVGLDSKNIASLKNLGCQNPLLIGDFGYEGQDVPDPYFFDGFEGFDKVFEMIETCVKNLLKEKIEK
- a CDS encoding carbon-nitrogen hydrolase family protein, with translation MNLVTLQIKPSTNFQDNLNHLEELILQTPKDSFILAPELCLTGYAYGRIIEAGKFARTAIDKLTQLSKDRTISLTMTNKECEEYFNTFYIFHKGKILHKQSKIKLFAINDENKYFESGREEDIKLFDFEGLKVGVLICFELRFLDYWKKLQGADIILIPAMWGAKRKENYETLTRALAITNQCFVIASDSSDESCAKSSAIINPFGDITIDDNKELISKLIDLKDIQLMRKYLDVGIK
- a CDS encoding phosphomannomutase/phosphoglucomutase, with the translated sequence MINKSIFREYDIRGIVGNELNEQSSKLIGYYLGLEAIKRTNVQEPVVVIGYDARIHSPELFNYLTSGFNKAGCKVLGMGMVATGVNYFASFQEFDGEKPNASVMITGSHNPSPYNGFKITINNAPFFGDDIYAMGEEIINNQNMNIKDNETYKEIDVKSLYKNYMITEFAHLKGMKQKLIIDCGNGVADTVLTDILDALELNYDALYCEPDGTFPNHHPDPSEEKNLKDVIEKLKGDYEYGFAYDGDADRIAFLTKNHNVKGDIMALLFAKTMKNPVIIGEVKCTQIMYDRINENGTAVMYKTGHSNLKVKLKELNADMAAEVSGHIFFNDRYYGFDDAIYATFRLLELIFNGMDIDKEIDSLPKVYSTEEIKVETTEEEKFLLMHQIKKNLITVGDDFPKILDIIEVDGVRIVFEQGWGLVRASNTTPVLVTRFESTDLEVAKLYENKINELILRSKNELSNTTN